The Candidatus Dadabacteria bacterium sequence ACACCTTCGGGGGAGTCCGCGAGGAGCGCATAAGCCGCAAAGCCGCCGCGGAGTTGATTTCGTCTTACGGCGAAGGGGTGGACGGCGAGCCTGAGTATCTGGGGCGGGGCGGTGAAGGGCTGGTGTTCAGAGACTCAAGGAGCGTGTTCAAGGTGTTTGACGGTGTTTCCAATCTGTTGGAACTTCACTGGCAGCTCTCCGCACTGGCGGAACGGATGCGCGCGACCCCGCCGGAGCACATTCAGCCGGTCAGCGCCGTCAAGGTGTGCGAGGGGCGCAAGATTCTCATTCAAGGTCCGTTTCTGGAGTCAACCGGGCTGTTGGAAACGGCTGAAGTTCCCGATATGGAGTACATCCGGATGTTGAGGGAGTTCAAACATCTCGGATGGGTCTGCTCTGACCTGCAACCGGAGAATTTGAGGATTTTGAAGAGCGGCGCATTGGCGCTCACAGACATAGGGCACAGTTTGTTTCCCTTCTCGCGGTGTCTGTTTGAGAGTATGTGCCGCCGTGCGTTTGTTGTCAGCCGACTGCACGGGAAGTTGCGGAATGGCGCGGAATTCAAGCGCCACCTTACGGCGGTCAACGAGCGGGCTGATTTTTCAAGTCTGGCGGAGTTGGGCTTTGTTTCGGAGGAGTTGTCCGGAGAGTTTGAGCAGTTCCGCGAACTGGCTGAGGCAACTGCCACAAATGAGGTTCTTAACCCCGCGCTTCAAGCCTTGTTCCGCGAGCATGCGGACGCCGGAACCGTTCTGGATTACGGTTCGGGGCATGGCGAACACGCGCAGATGCTGCTGCGGATGGGGATGGAGGTTTCCGCTTATGAGCCTGACGGGGAGATTTTGGAAAAATACAGGGAGCGCAACTACGCTGGTGTGCGGATACTGGAGCGCGGGGATTTGGACGAAATGAAGGCGGGCGGGGCGGCGTTTGACACGGTGCTGTGCTCGCTGGTTCTGTGCTATGAACTTGGCGATTCCCCGGAATCTCATGTGGCGGAGATGGAGAAGATAATGGAGGATTTGACCGCGCTCTCTCGCGGGCGGGTGGTAATAGCCATATGCAATCCGCTTTATACCGGGCAACCGGAATCCCCTATACAGCAAAGGCATGTGTCGGCGGACTTCGGGTATCTCGGCGAGCACACATACACCAAGTTGTTGCGGGACACGGGCCGCCGCATGGTCCACTTCCACCGCCCCCTTTCGTTTTATGAAGACCTGTTTCGCAGACATCATCTGGAGGTGAGCCGGATTGTTCAGACTGCTGACCCGACAGGATATGCGGGCGTACGGAACTCCGACTTTATGGTATTTCTTCTTTCCAAGGTGTGAGGCGTGGCAGTGTCCGGAGAAACATTGACAGACCCGGTGGCGGTTGTCATAGCCACCAGCGGCGCCCGCACACAGACCTTGATTGACCGCGCCTTACGTTCCGTTTACGCCCAGAAAGATGTTATCCCGCAATGCGTCTATATTGTGGATGACAACCCCCGCGAGGATGGCGAGCAACTGTCAAGCGAATTCAAGTCCATTGAAAAAGAGGTGGAAAATCTCCGCAAGAGTTTTCTGGCGGAACGCTACAAGG is a genomic window containing:
- a CDS encoding methyltransferase domain-containing protein, encoding MSVKKIVAIVGDANIDDDASGKREFAYETGRLLVEAGYSVATGGLGGVMECASEGARAARNHTEGSVIGVLPGYDPRVANPHLDIAIPTGQGIGRNLTLISMSSAVIAIGGGSGTLSEIAFAWQMGKLIIAATVGGSSGDMAGKSLDRRRSDSILPASSAGDAVKMVSRHIDRYAGNTFGGVREERISRKAAAELISSYGEGVDGEPEYLGRGGEGLVFRDSRSVFKVFDGVSNLLELHWQLSALAERMRATPPEHIQPVSAVKVCEGRKILIQGPFLESTGLLETAEVPDMEYIRMLREFKHLGWVCSDLQPENLRILKSGALALTDIGHSLFPFSRCLFESMCRRAFVVSRLHGKLRNGAEFKRHLTAVNERADFSSLAELGFVSEELSGEFEQFRELAEATATNEVLNPALQALFREHADAGTVLDYGSGHGEHAQMLLRMGMEVSAYEPDGEILEKYRERNYAGVRILERGDLDEMKAGGAAFDTVLCSLVLCYELGDSPESHVAEMEKIMEDLTALSRGRVVIAICNPLYTGQPESPIQQRHVSADFGYLGEHTYTKLLRDTGRRMVHFHRPLSFYEDLFRRHHLEVSRIVQTADPTGYAGVRNSDFMVFLLSKV